From the Phoenix dactylifera cultivar Barhee BC4 chromosome 10, palm_55x_up_171113_PBpolish2nd_filt_p, whole genome shotgun sequence genome, one window contains:
- the LOC103703148 gene encoding BEL1-like homeodomain protein 1: protein MATYFHGAPEIQPDGLQTLYLMNPNYVGYSDTAAAQGNMVLLNSMNSLNPMNHQQQQQHFVGIPLQPTVASHESNRPQPIQAPAHDVSAIHGLVPRLHCNLWSPTPPSNSIDMASQLGPRRPSTMRQPQQGLSLSLSPREMVAPVPNMTPARTEEAKILGSSSSASGVSSGVSGLQSFLMGSKYLKAAQQLLDEVVNVGRGIKGESAKGTNSKSPMKGNRDSEGTAAGTGEEDTSTKRGADLTTAERQELQMKKAKLVNMLDEVEQRYRQYHNQMQVVVSSFEAVAGTGSARTYTALALQTISKQFRCLRDAIAGQIRATSRSLGEEETKSGGSRLRFVDHHLRQQRALQQLGMIQHNAWRPQRGLPERSVSILRAWLFEHFLHPYPKDSDKIMLAKQTGLSRSQVSNWFINARVRLWKPMVEEMYSEEMKDPEQNSADEKASKSDANENSVSKSSAKQESSPTRTGQADSLKTTQNHPNDPRTSSVAAAPPSPLGNDRSHASYYDNEAAMQPRLKKARRGESLQHLISFDMKSEETSNRELLMKFMDGQQRAGDQGFSLIGGTTNHGGSFGAYPIADLGRFDSEQFTPRFSGNGVSLTLGLPHCENLSLSGAQPSFLSNESMPSFNNNPSVAHPSNAYESIDIPNRKRYAAQLLPDFVA, encoded by the exons ATGGCTACGTACTTTCATGGCGCCCCCGAAATCCAACCTGATGGCTTGCAGACTCTCTACCTCATGAACCCCAATTATGTCGGATATTCTGACACCGCAGCCGCTCAGGGCAACATGGTCCTCCTGAACTCCATGAATTCTCTAAATCCCATGAaccaccagcagcagcagcagcacttCGTCGGCATCCCCCTCCAACCAACCGTCGCCTCCCACGAATCCAACCGCCCGCAGCCTATCCAAGCCCCCGCCCATGATGTCTCGGCCATCCATGGTCTAGTCCCCCGCCTCCACTGCAACCTATGGAGCCCGACACCGCCGAGCAACTCCATCGACATGGCCTCGCAGTTGGGCCCCCGACGCCCCTCCACCATGCGTCAGCCTCAGCAAGGGCTGTCCCTCAGCCTCTCCCCGCGGGAGATGGTCGCCCCGGTGCCGAACATGACTCCGGCGAGAACCGAGGAAGCGAAGATCCTGGGGTCTTCGTCCTCGGCGTCAGGTGTTTCCAGCGGCGTCTCAGGCTTGCAAAGCTTTTTGATGGGTTCTAAGTACTTGAAGGCAGCTCAACAACTGCTCGACGAGGTGGTAAACGTCGGGCGGGGAATCAAAGGTGAATCCGCGAAGGGGACCAACTCCAAGAGTCCCATGAAGGGCAATAGGGACTCGGAGGGTACGGCCGCTGGGACGGGGGAGGAGGACACGAGCACGAAGCGCGGGGCTGATCTTACCACAGCCGAGAGGCAGGAGCTTCAGATGAAGAAGGCAAAGCTTGTGAACATGCTGGACGAG GTGGAACAGAGGTACAGGCAGTACCACAACCAGATGCAAGTTGTGGTCAGTTCCTTCGAAGCTGTGGCTGGAACCGGATCAGCAAGAACATACACCGCCCTCGCTTTACAGACCATATCGAAGCAATTCCGCTGCCTCCGAGATGCCATCGCAGGCCAGATTCGGGCTACAAGTAGGAGCTTAGGGGaggaagaaaccaagtctggagGCTCAAGGCTTCGGTTTGTCGACCACCACCTGAGGCAGCAGCGGGCTCTGCAGCAGCTTGGAATGATCCAGCACAATGCTTGGAGGCCCCAGAGAGGATTGCCCGAACGCTCTGTTTCGATTCTTCGGGCTTGGCTCTTCGAACACTTCCTCCACCC CTACCCAAAGGATTCAGACAAAATCATGCTTGCGAAACAAACAGGGCTCAGTAGGAGTCAG GTCTCTAACTGGTTCATAAACGCGAGGGtccgactatggaagccgatgGTGGAGGAAATGTACTCGGAGGAGATGAAGGACCCGGAACAGAACAGCGCTGATGAGAAAGCTAGCAAGAGCGATGCCAATGAAAACTCAGTCTCCAAGTCCAGCGCAAAGCAAGAGAGCAGCCCAACGAGAACCGGGCAGGCCGATAGTCTCAAAACAACACAAAACCATCCAAATGATCCAAGAACTTCTTCGGTCGCAGCAGCACCGCCGTCGCCCTTAGGAAATGATCGGAGCCATGCTTCCTACTATGACAATGAAGCAGCCATGCAACCGAGGCTCAAGAAGGCAAGAAGGGGCGAATCGCTGCAGCATTTGATCAGTTTCGATATGAAGTCAGAGGAGACAAGCAACCGAGAGCTTCTAATGAAGTTTATGGATGGACAGCAGAGGGCCGGGGACCAAGGCTTTTCCTTGATAGGAGGCACTACAAACCATGGAGGAAGCTTTGGGGCTTACCCAATTGCAGACCTCGGAAGGTTCGACTCCGAACAATTCACACCAAGGTTTTCGGGCAATGGTGTTTCCCTTACTCTTGGTCTCCCACACTGcgagaacctctctctctcgggAGCGCAGCCATCTTTTCTCTCCAACGAGAGCATGCCATCCTTCAACAACAACCCAAGCGTCGCGCATCCTTCAAATGCCTACGAGAGCATTGATATCCCGAACAGAAAGAGGTACGCAGCTCAATTACTACCAGACTTTGTAGCTTGA